From Methanobacterium congolense, one genomic window encodes:
- a CDS encoding MFS transporter, with product MDHTIYKTEIARRSYENRYKIMTVVLTAVFMAVLNTNIVNVALPTITSFYNVSVGLSQWIITGYQVTATITPIVFAKLSDRLGKSRIFLIGLLIFTISSFLCGISTSLPELIFFRIVQALGGSMIMSINLAILMQIFPGPERGKVMGYFTAIIGFGMIIGPTVGGILVDTLGWTYIFFVNLPIGILLLLPTLRYLKIEEKITRKGYEDYTGSILFMIFIGSFFMILNTLSNTPVDAKAAVTYTGVFMVSLTAFVLREIRVEKPFLDISVFKIRSFTFPNISLVLYFTATFIMVFIQPFYFEGVMGFSPSKVGILAAVMPLAMMISSPLSGRIYDSLKLQNKSWIVGNYAMLGITLMGIAYFLCGYGFQNINLTLIVASFLLAGICRSIFQGPNNLDIMAALPPERSALASSITVTNQSFGLALGTAMGTLLLSVLLFGAGYSGDVVGACAGLLKGVCGTTMYISSALCFVGAILSYKRGLRRSAN from the coding sequence ATGGACCATACGATTTACAAAACAGAGATTGCAAGAAGATCCTATGAAAACCGTTACAAAATAATGACTGTGGTTTTAACTGCAGTTTTTATGGCAGTTTTAAACACCAACATAGTTAACGTTGCCCTTCCAACCATAACAAGTTTTTACAATGTTTCAGTTGGACTCTCACAATGGATAATTACAGGTTATCAGGTTACAGCAACCATAACACCCATTGTATTTGCAAAATTATCAGACCGGCTTGGAAAATCAAGAATATTCCTAATTGGGCTTTTGATATTCACAATCAGCTCCTTTTTATGTGGAATTTCAACATCACTACCTGAACTTATCTTCTTCAGGATAGTTCAGGCACTGGGAGGTTCCATGATCATGAGCATCAACCTTGCAATTCTAATGCAGATATTTCCAGGCCCAGAACGTGGAAAGGTTATGGGATACTTCACAGCCATAATAGGATTCGGAATGATAATAGGTCCAACAGTCGGGGGAATCTTGGTTGACACACTGGGCTGGACATACATATTCTTTGTTAACCTACCAATAGGAATACTGTTACTTTTACCAACCTTAAGATACCTTAAAATAGAAGAAAAAATTACCAGAAAAGGGTACGAGGATTATACTGGATCCATACTCTTCATGATATTCATTGGAAGCTTCTTCATGATCCTTAACACCTTATCCAACACTCCAGTTGATGCAAAGGCTGCAGTAACTTACACTGGAGTTTTTATGGTATCACTCACGGCTTTTGTTTTACGTGAGATCAGGGTTGAAAAGCCCTTTCTGGACATATCCGTGTTCAAGATAAGGAGTTTCACGTTTCCCAACATCAGTTTAGTGCTTTACTTCACAGCAACCTTCATAATGGTTTTTATTCAGCCATTTTACTTCGAGGGGGTCATGGGATTCAGCCCCTCAAAGGTTGGAATATTGGCTGCTGTAATGCCCCTTGCAATGATGATAAGTTCCCCGTTAAGTGGAAGGATTTACGATAGTTTGAAGCTTCAGAATAAATCCTGGATCGTTGGAAACTACGCAATGCTGGGTATAACACTAATGGGGATTGCATATTTCCTATGTGGATATGGATTCCAAAATATAAACCTTACACTGATAGTGGCAAGTTTTTTACTTGCAGGAATCTGTCGTTCAATCTTCCAGGGCCCGAACAATCTGGATATTATGGCTGCACTTCCACCAGAGAGGAGTGCCCTTGCATCCAGTATAACAGTAACCAATCAAAGCTTTGGACTGGCCTTGGGTACTGCAATGGGCACTTTACTCCTTTCTGTACTTCTATTTGGAGCAGGATACTCTGGAGACGTTGTGGGTGCCTGTGCAGGTCTTTTGAAGGGTGTTTGTGGGACCACCATGTACATAAGTTCAGCACTCTGTTTTGTAGGAGCAATTTTATCATATAAACGTGGTTTGAGACGTTCTGCAAACTGA
- a CDS encoding aldo/keto reductase, producing MQKRTITKNGQEISALGFGAMRLPTKNGRINKEEAKKEIFYAIDTGVNFIDTAVPYHGGASESFLGEILSGEYRDKVNISTKMPPWSVKKYEDMENILDKQLEKLQIERIDYYFIHSLGRGSYKKLEDLGVSRFLDKAKADGKIKYAGFSFHDNPEAFKEIADAYDWDACMIQYNYMDEENQAGKSGLEYAASKGMGIFIMEPLKGGHLAGDVPERTLEIWERAEVKRSPADWALRWVLNHPEVTCVLSGMNSQEQVEENLKVAGEVQPNSLTPEELKLYAEVKEVYKDLTKVDCTSCGYCMPCPVGVDIPGCFEIYNNKYMFNDKRAPFSYLIRMGGVMSGNESNAGLCIDCGKCVRACPQKLSIPELLEDVSNELEGHGFSYKVKFGKSVVMPMMDAFIALQHRFSRSSSKN from the coding sequence ATGCAGAAAAGAACCATCACAAAAAACGGCCAGGAAATCTCAGCATTAGGATTTGGTGCAATGAGACTTCCCACCAAAAACGGCAGGATCAACAAGGAAGAAGCTAAAAAAGAGATATTTTATGCCATAGACACTGGTGTGAACTTCATAGACACTGCCGTACCTTACCACGGTGGTGCAAGTGAATCTTTCCTGGGTGAGATACTCTCTGGAGAGTACAGGGACAAAGTGAATATTTCAACAAAAATGCCCCCGTGGTCTGTTAAGAAGTACGAGGATATGGAGAATATTCTGGATAAACAGCTTGAAAAACTCCAGATAGAACGTATCGATTACTACTTCATCCACAGTCTCGGTAGGGGAAGCTACAAGAAACTTGAAGATCTTGGAGTTTCAAGGTTCCTTGACAAGGCCAAAGCAGATGGAAAGATCAAGTATGCTGGTTTCTCATTCCACGACAACCCTGAAGCATTCAAAGAAATTGCAGACGCCTACGATTGGGATGCCTGCATGATACAGTACAACTACATGGATGAGGAAAATCAGGCAGGAAAGTCTGGTCTCGAGTACGCTGCCTCCAAAGGTATGGGTATTTTTATTATGGAACCCCTTAAAGGAGGGCACCTTGCAGGTGATGTGCCTGAAAGGACCTTGGAGATATGGGAACGTGCAGAGGTTAAAAGAAGTCCTGCAGACTGGGCCCTCAGGTGGGTGCTGAACCATCCAGAGGTTACATGTGTACTGTCTGGAATGAACAGCCAGGAACAGGTTGAGGAAAATCTGAAAGTTGCAGGGGAAGTTCAGCCAAACTCCCTAACCCCTGAAGAGTTGAAACTCTACGCAGAGGTTAAAGAGGTTTACAAGGATCTTACAAAGGTGGACTGCACAAGCTGCGGTTACTGCATGCCATGCCCAGTTGGGGTGGATATTCCAGGGTGCTTTGAAATTTACAACAACAAGTACATGTTCAATGACAAACGTGCACCATTTTCATATTTGATACGTATGGGTGGAGTTATGAGCGGTAACGAATCAAATGCCGGGCTCTGCATAGACTGTGGTAAATGTGTCAGGGCATGTCCACAGAAGCTGAGCATCCCAGAGCTTTTGGAAGATGTTTCAAATGAACTGGAGGGTCATGGATTCAGTTACAAGGTGAAATTTGGAAAATCCGTTGTTATGCCCATGATGGATGCGTTCATAGCACTGCAACATCGGTTTTCAAGGAGTTCATCTAAGAACTGA
- a CDS encoding TetR/AcrR family transcriptional regulator: MKEKELKIMNASLKLFVERGFHGTSTAEIAKTAEVATGTLFHYFKTKEDLINHLYLYSKESLLDSVSECYNDKNSFRENIQNVWMNLVNFGIEKSEKFHFIISFHCSPYITYLTKKQVETKFESVFEAYKMGLEKQEIKKASYEMLTDYLWGNVVATVGHFEKYPERLNKENLKLAFELFWGGISK; this comes from the coding sequence GTGAAGGAGAAAGAACTGAAAATAATGAATGCATCCCTGAAACTCTTCGTTGAGCGAGGATTTCATGGAACTTCAACTGCAGAGATCGCAAAAACTGCCGAAGTTGCAACAGGCACCCTTTTCCACTATTTCAAAACCAAAGAAGACCTTATAAACCATTTATACCTTTACTCAAAGGAAAGTCTTCTGGACTCTGTTAGTGAATGTTACAACGATAAAAATTCCTTCCGCGAAAATATACAGAACGTGTGGATGAATTTAGTAAATTTTGGTATTGAAAAATCTGAGAAGTTTCATTTTATCATTAGTTTCCATTGCTCACCATACATAACTTACCTAACAAAAAAACAGGTTGAAACTAAATTTGAAAGCGTTTTCGAAGCTTATAAAATGGGACTTGAAAAACAGGAGATCAAAAAAGCATCCTACGAAATGCTCACAGACTACCTCTGGGGAAACGTTGTTGCTACAGTTGGCCACTTTGAGAAGTACCCTGAACGATTAAACAAAGAAAATTTGAAACTGGCATTCGAACTGTTCTGGGGTGGAATTTCCAAATAG
- a CDS encoding GyrI-like domain-containing protein — translation MEIELKKVKEYQAAFIFHKGGYEKIPELLGKLVGFLMEKNLQIEMPVYGAYFNSPHEVPPEELEWEVGAAFLGDVEPEGDIQIKNVPEHEAVSTVFKGPYGEAASVYGSLFEYAAKNNYQIAGPVEEIYLNSPDEVPESELLTEVQFPVVKK, via the coding sequence ATGGAGATAGAACTAAAAAAGGTGAAAGAGTATCAGGCAGCCTTCATATTCCATAAAGGCGGCTACGAGAAGATCCCGGAACTCCTTGGAAAGTTGGTGGGATTCTTAATGGAGAAGAACCTTCAGATAGAGATGCCAGTCTACGGTGCCTACTTCAACAGCCCCCATGAAGTGCCACCAGAGGAACTGGAATGGGAAGTTGGAGCAGCATTCCTGGGAGATGTGGAACCAGAAGGTGACATTCAGATAAAAAACGTTCCAGAACACGAAGCTGTATCCACAGTATTCAAGGGCCCCTACGGAGAGGCAGCATCGGTATACGGCAGCTTGTTTGAGTATGCAGCTAAAAACAACTACCAGATTGCAGGGCCTGTGGAAGAGATATACCTCAACAGTCCAGATGAGGTTCCAGAATCAGAGCTTCTCACAGAGGTTCAGTTTCCTGTGGTGAAAAAGTAA
- a CDS encoding CDP-alcohol phosphatidyltransferase family protein, with translation MFKRSFIPSGISSTRFLIAPVFVFTFFKGLYSLSIIIFAFACFTDFLDGYVARKMVVTSNAGAYMDVAADFVIIMACFSAYVFVGWYDPLVLLLIITMFSLFIATSGLETPVYDPVGKYLGAFLMGMVVISLLLPQTFVRHILMISLIIFCLSSIVSRLFFFYRGLGN, from the coding sequence ATGTTCAAGAGATCATTCATACCATCAGGAATAAGTTCCACACGGTTTTTAATAGCCCCAGTGTTTGTTTTCACATTTTTCAAAGGGTTATACTCCTTATCCATCATTATATTTGCTTTTGCATGTTTCACAGACTTCTTGGATGGTTACGTTGCAAGAAAAATGGTTGTAACCTCAAATGCAGGAGCTTACATGGACGTGGCAGCTGATTTTGTTATTATAATGGCATGTTTTTCTGCATACGTATTTGTGGGCTGGTACGACCCCCTGGTTTTGTTACTCATTATCACCATGTTCAGTCTATTCATTGCAACGTCGGGGCTTGAAACTCCAGTTTACGATCCAGTGGGCAAATATCTGGGGGCTTTCCTAATGGGAATGGTAGTTATATCACTTTTACTACCTCAAACTTTTGTAAGACATATTTTAATGATATCACTGATAATCTTCTGTTTATCCTCAATTGTAAGCCGCCTGTTCTTTTTTTACAGGGGTCTTGGTAATTGA
- a CDS encoding MarR family winged helix-turn-helix transcriptional regulator, giving the protein MDEKVDEAIEWWNKLNKTLHLKHHEAAKKYNLSLEQFHLLLELEEMEHERSEDVLQIGPSVGEIAIRKGCAPHTISERLSRLQKKGLVDRVKDQHDLRISRIILTKKGKGIIDQIRHESRDIFLKNLFESMDTNSLNDLVEGLRELMKKLE; this is encoded by the coding sequence ATGGATGAGAAGGTTGATGAAGCCATCGAATGGTGGAACAAATTAAACAAAACTCTTCACTTAAAACATCATGAAGCAGCAAAAAAATACAATTTAAGCTTGGAACAATTTCATTTACTTCTGGAACTTGAAGAGATGGAGCATGAGAGAAGTGAGGATGTACTTCAGATAGGTCCAAGTGTGGGAGAAATAGCAATTCGAAAGGGCTGTGCCCCCCACACCATATCAGAGAGGTTAAGTAGACTGCAAAAAAAGGGACTTGTTGACAGGGTTAAAGACCAGCATGACCTCAGAATCAGCAGAATAATTCTCACAAAAAAAGGGAAAGGAATCATAGATCAAATAAGACATGAATCACGTGACATATTTCTCAAAAACTTGTTTGAAAGTATGGATACAAATTCACTCAACGACCTAGTTGAAGGCCTCAGGGAACTCATGAAAAAATTGGAATAA
- a CDS encoding MBL fold metallo-hydrolase gives MKKWITNGKNTVHQVLSGRSNAFLISKGNTHVLVDTGRTSSWKKLNQKLDSLTDGNGLKAIVLTHTHFDHVENAASLKAKYHAKIIVQRSEAEHLMKGNTPLPQGTNLLTKYLVNSLEMLKWGGKNLVSRYNYRSVDPDIEVDETFCLNEFGIDACIIHTAGHSPGSLSVVVDGEVALAGDTVFGVFRGSVFPPFADDVDVLIESWDTLLKTGSKIFLPGHGVEKSRKELQNGYNKYKNLKKD, from the coding sequence ATGAAAAAATGGATTACAAATGGAAAAAATACGGTTCACCAGGTTTTAAGTGGCCGAAGCAACGCTTTTTTGATTTCAAAGGGTAATACTCATGTTCTTGTGGATACAGGTAGAACCAGTTCATGGAAAAAGTTAAATCAAAAACTCGATAGTTTAACAGATGGAAATGGTCTGAAAGCTATTGTACTTACTCACACCCATTTTGATCACGTTGAAAATGCTGCATCCTTAAAAGCGAAGTATCATGCAAAAATAATCGTCCAAAGAAGTGAGGCAGAGCACTTGATGAAGGGAAACACTCCATTGCCACAGGGAACCAACTTACTCACCAAATACCTGGTTAATTCACTTGAAATGTTAAAATGGGGCGGAAAAAATTTGGTTTCACGTTACAACTACAGATCCGTGGATCCAGACATCGAAGTGGATGAAACATTTTGTCTGAATGAATTTGGAATTGATGCATGTATTATCCACACTGCAGGTCATTCTCCAGGTTCTTTGAGTGTTGTGGTGGATGGAGAAGTGGCACTGGCTGGTGATACGGTCTTTGGAGTTTTTAGAGGCTCTGTTTTCCCACCATTTGCAGATGATGTAGATGTACTGATTGAAAGTTGGGATACACTTCTGAAAACAGGTTCCAAGATTTTTCTTCCAGGTCATGGTGTAGAAAAGAGCAGAAAAGAGCTGCAAAATGGTTACAATAAATATAAAAATTTAAAAAAGGATTAA
- a CDS encoding RDD family protein translates to MLCNECGESNISDAKFCQKCGAELGSGVKLAGLGDRIIAFFIDSLITMVLGFIVGGLMGVTFVFGGLSANDTSFVVASYLVGFLVFFGYFILLEGPLGGGQTIGKRILHIRVVREENLEVMDYTKSFVRNILRIIDGFLCYLIAILLIHSSDKNQRLGDSAAHTLVIKEK, encoded by the coding sequence ATGTTATGTAATGAATGTGGAGAAAGTAATATATCTGATGCCAAATTCTGTCAAAAATGTGGGGCGGAACTTGGATCTGGAGTTAAATTGGCAGGTTTAGGTGATAGAATCATTGCCTTTTTCATTGATAGCTTGATAACAATGGTTTTAGGTTTTATTGTGGGCGGTTTAATGGGTGTCACATTCGTTTTTGGAGGTCTATCTGCCAATGATACATCATTTGTAGTTGCCAGTTATTTAGTGGGATTCTTAGTATTCTTTGGTTATTTCATCCTTTTAGAGGGACCTCTCGGTGGAGGTCAGACCATTGGAAAGAGAATTCTTCACATACGTGTTGTAAGAGAGGAAAACCTGGAGGTCATGGATTACACCAAGAGCTTTGTAAGGAACATCCTGAGGATAATAGACGGTTTCTTATGTTACCTCATTGCAATCCTTCTGATCCACTCAAGCGATAAGAACCAGCGTTTAGGTGATAGTGCAGCTCATACTTTGGTGATAAAAGAAAAATAA
- a CDS encoding ATP-dependent nuclease produces MRVKSIRANNYRPFKKLDETKLNSLSVLIGKNDSGKSSILRALQSFLSDKPLQKSDLHYGANVDEDIIIEVSFISLPKKIQFESRVNTTFEEENLVDRYCNLRIRKTYNSRDNFKPKVELIVQDFDGSNYFGLVNKKEEELNGICDSLSIDLSKFGRNVTNKIKRKKIREKALEGKIPLKECPLELEKKVWSIVNKSLPTLDLFETDTKLGVNETTFQNKFNHIISKVTKSTDRWARDYFKKQIETSLQKEVNSIFEYFKRHDPDFKSFSVESTFSWDKAVKFDIIGEDRFAVKKSIDERGSGIRRLLMVSFFQYMAETKHADGSLIFGIEEPENSLHPGLQRELYESFAKIAKAGHQIIITSHSPVFAGSADLESLTLIVRNLGIAKAKQSSNFNALEIAEELGVQPSDQITSFKACIFVEGMNDTEFFNTIASKMKSAGIISEDFKDKDIGFIIHGGDNLKHFVEANALSKLSKKFGVIIDSDKEYFDHKIPQRKLNWKSKCESKGGKFFILRKREIENYIYPAVIKRELHKDDEYDDFSDMKKIFGPNVYKLIEKMNIDEIKNMGYYEDDTGSPHSELTEIIIDLLDLV; encoded by the coding sequence ATGAGAGTTAAGAGTATTCGTGCGAATAATTATCGGCCTTTCAAAAAATTAGATGAAACTAAACTAAACTCTTTGTCAGTTCTTATTGGAAAAAATGATTCAGGAAAATCCAGTATTTTAAGAGCACTTCAATCATTTTTATCAGATAAACCTCTTCAAAAAAGTGATCTACATTATGGCGCAAATGTTGATGAAGATATTATCATAGAAGTTTCTTTTATTTCACTACCAAAAAAAATTCAATTTGAATCAAGAGTAAACACAACTTTTGAAGAAGAAAATTTAGTAGATAGATATTGTAATTTAAGAATAAGAAAGACTTACAATTCAAGAGATAATTTTAAACCAAAAGTTGAATTAATAGTCCAAGATTTTGATGGAAGTAATTATTTTGGGTTAGTAAACAAGAAAGAGGAAGAACTTAATGGTATATGTGATTCATTGTCAATTGATTTAAGTAAATTTGGAAGGAACGTTACAAATAAAATTAAAAGAAAAAAAATACGGGAAAAAGCACTTGAAGGGAAGATTCCATTAAAAGAATGTCCATTAGAATTAGAAAAAAAGGTTTGGAGCATTGTAAATAAATCATTACCAACATTGGATCTATTTGAAACTGATACTAAGTTAGGTGTGAATGAAACTACTTTCCAAAATAAATTCAATCATATTATTAGTAAAGTTACCAAATCTACAGACCGTTGGGCTAGAGACTATTTTAAAAAACAAATAGAAACTTCATTACAAAAAGAAGTCAATAGTATTTTTGAGTATTTTAAACGACACGACCCCGATTTTAAGAGTTTTAGTGTGGAAAGTACTTTTTCATGGGATAAAGCTGTTAAATTTGATATAATTGGAGAAGATAGATTTGCTGTAAAAAAATCTATTGATGAAAGAGGTAGTGGGATAAGAAGGTTATTAATGGTATCATTCTTTCAATATATGGCTGAAACTAAACATGCAGACGGCAGTTTGATTTTTGGAATTGAAGAACCGGAAAATTCTCTTCATCCAGGACTTCAACGTGAATTATATGAATCATTTGCCAAAATAGCAAAAGCCGGGCATCAAATAATTATCACTTCTCATTCTCCTGTATTTGCAGGTTCAGCAGATTTAGAGAGTCTTACTCTTATTGTTAGAAATTTGGGTATAGCAAAAGCTAAACAATCTTCAAACTTTAATGCTTTAGAAATTGCTGAAGAATTGGGAGTTCAACCTTCTGATCAAATAACAAGTTTTAAAGCATGTATATTTGTTGAAGGGATGAATGACACAGAATTCTTTAACACAATAGCGTCAAAAATGAAATCTGCAGGAATAATCTCTGAAGATTTTAAAGATAAAGATATAGGTTTCATAATTCATGGCGGGGATAACTTAAAACATTTTGTTGAAGCTAATGCTCTGAGTAAATTAAGTAAAAAATTTGGAGTTATCATTGATAGTGATAAAGAATATTTTGACCATAAGATCCCTCAAAGAAAATTAAATTGGAAATCTAAATGCGAATCAAAAGGTGGCAAATTTTTCATTTTGAGAAAGAGAGAAATTGAAAATTATATTTATCCAGCAGTTATCAAAAGAGAATTGCATAAAGATGATGAATACGATGACTTTTCTGACATGAAAAAGATTTTTGGACCGAATGTTTATAAACTGATTGAAAAAATGAATATTGACGAAATTAAAAATATGGGTTACTATGAAGATGATACTGGGAGCCCACATAGTGAACTAACAGAAATAATCATTGATCTGTTAGATTTAGTTTAA
- a CDS encoding alpha/beta hydrolase family protein, which translates to MEIRREDILGEGFTVPCVTTLPEDAVGAAVIVHGYGGSKEEQLGLAWRLALCGVAAFAVDIRGHGENMHTLDENALDDLEMAIEYAGDFGKVAAVGHSMGGRLALVSSADYRIGISPSLGRTFHEGIHEVMGAKRSYRVIELSPDTVFDMMRDLPAGRFETDTTFIVYGQKDIHEIFQRCQELESHGVPAVMIDNALHHDIYTLEETFEVVCGKVGEWWDYKITNFR; encoded by the coding sequence ATGGAAATCAGAAGGGAAGATATCTTAGGTGAGGGCTTCACAGTCCCCTGTGTAACTACTCTGCCAGAAGATGCAGTTGGAGCTGCAGTGATTGTTCATGGTTACGGTGGTTCAAAGGAGGAACAGCTTGGACTGGCATGGCGTTTGGCATTATGTGGTGTTGCAGCATTTGCAGTGGATATCCGAGGACACGGAGAAAACATGCACACCCTGGATGAAAATGCGCTGGATGACCTTGAAATGGCAATTGAATATGCAGGAGATTTTGGTAAGGTTGCTGCGGTGGGCCATTCAATGGGAGGGCGCCTGGCACTTGTAAGCAGTGCAGATTACCGCATTGGAATATCCCCATCACTCGGCAGAACATTCCACGAGGGAATACATGAAGTCATGGGTGCAAAGAGGAGCTACAGGGTGATAGAACTCTCTCCGGACACGGTTTTTGACATGATGAGGGATCTGCCTGCTGGACGCTTTGAAACTGACACAACCTTCATAGTTTACGGCCAGAAAGACATACATGAAATATTCCAGAGGTGCCAGGAACTGGAGTCTCATGGAGTTCCTGCAGTTATGATAGACAATGCCCTGCACCATGATATCTACACCCTGGAAGAGACCTTTGAGGTTGTTTGTGGGAAGGTTGGGGAATGGTGGGATTATAAAATTACGAATTTTAGGTAA
- a CDS encoding GyrI-like domain-containing protein: MEITEKRIEQSKVAYIPYSGSYEKIPEHMQEVGQLIMKKNLKMTGTVYGTYFNSPEDVPEDKLQYEIGFSVEDEMPREDALGFKDIPEHTVLAATHKGPYTNVGPVIHAVAQYAVDNGYDIVGPVTEVYLNDPNMVSEEELLTEVRLPVIKVR; the protein is encoded by the coding sequence ATGGAAATAACTGAAAAAAGGATTGAACAATCAAAAGTAGCTTACATACCCTACAGTGGCAGTTATGAAAAGATCCCAGAGCACATGCAGGAAGTGGGACAGTTAATCATGAAGAAGAACCTTAAAATGACTGGAACAGTCTATGGAACATACTTCAACAGTCCTGAAGACGTGCCTGAGGATAAACTTCAGTATGAAATCGGATTTTCAGTTGAAGATGAGATGCCTCGGGAAGATGCGCTGGGATTCAAGGACATACCCGAACATACGGTGCTTGCAGCAACCCACAAGGGACCTTACACAAACGTTGGACCTGTGATCCATGCAGTGGCACAGTACGCAGTGGACAACGGCTACGATATTGTTGGACCCGTAACAGAGGTTTACCTCAACGATCCTAACATGGTTTCAGAGGAAGAACTCCTAACTGAGGTCAGGTTACCTGTTATCAAGGTACGATAG
- a CDS encoding TIGR00288 family NYN domain-containing protein: MANLEKFNSLKDRLPRLDGRDGKNVGLLVDGPNMLRKEFDCHLDVVRKIISQYGSIRVAKVFLNQYASGKLIEAVTNEGFSPTIVSGETDVHIAVEAYELIHNPNIDIIALMTRDVDFFPLINIAKENGKKTIVIGAQPGFSIALQNSADSAITLNTNRHPSVT; the protein is encoded by the coding sequence ATGGCTAACTTAGAAAAATTCAATTCATTGAAGGATCGCCTGCCACGTTTAGATGGGCGAGATGGAAAGAATGTTGGACTTCTTGTAGATGGCCCAAACATGCTTCGAAAAGAATTTGACTGCCATCTTGATGTTGTGAGGAAAATAATAAGCCAATATGGGAGTATAAGGGTTGCAAAGGTTTTTTTAAACCAGTACGCTTCAGGTAAACTCATAGAAGCAGTTACAAATGAGGGTTTCTCACCAACTATAGTTTCAGGAGAAACAGATGTTCACATAGCTGTGGAAGCATATGAACTTATCCACAATCCAAATATAGATATAATCGCGCTTATGACTCGAGATGTTGATTTTTTCCCACTTATAAACATAGCAAAGGAAAATGGTAAAAAAACAATTGTGATTGGAGCTCAACCAGGTTTCAGCATAGCCCTGCAGAATTCTGCAGATAGTGCCATAACCCTCAACACCAACAGGCATCCAAGCGTTACCTAA
- a CDS encoding MarR family winged helix-turn-helix transcriptional regulator gives MKEPEELKAEFSVERLEMEKYILVVLFLVQQRWGYIINKEFAQDGITTKQWLMMVVMGNAFKHDPSMQEVAEAMSTTHQNVKQLATRLEARGFLKIERDKSNKRILRLKFTEESQRYWEGRNGDDVESVSALFESLDDGEIKTLFEIMGKLERSSEKLYKDSKNI, from the coding sequence ATGAAAGAACCAGAGGAATTAAAGGCAGAGTTCAGCGTGGAAAGGCTTGAAATGGAGAAATACATTTTGGTAGTTCTATTTCTGGTACAGCAGAGATGGGGCTACATAATCAACAAGGAATTTGCTCAGGATGGAATAACAACCAAGCAGTGGCTGATGATGGTGGTGATGGGAAATGCATTCAAACATGACCCCTCCATGCAGGAAGTGGCAGAAGCAATGAGTACCACACACCAAAACGTTAAACAATTGGCCACCAGATTGGAGGCAAGAGGATTCTTAAAAATCGAACGAGATAAAAGCAACAAACGTATACTCAGGTTGAAATTCACAGAGGAATCTCAGAGATACTGGGAGGGAAGAAATGGAGACGATGTTGAATCAGTGTCTGCACTTTTTGAATCCCTGGACGATGGAGAAATTAAAACTCTATTCGAAATCATGGGAAAACTTGAAAGATCATCTGAAAAGTTATATAAAGATTCTAAGAACATTTAA
- a CDS encoding flavodoxin domain-containing protein, giving the protein MKALIVYGTRYGTAAEIAEEMSRVMKEEGAEVDLVDSKGLKNFDITPYDLLVVGSGIKMGKWTKNALNFLKNNKEILTSKKVALFVSCGAANEEKSRAEGQEKYLDDVANKYLLNEPVATGLFGSVYDPEAKHGLMYKFTRSFIKKELEKQGIDTTKRHDYRDWDAIKEWARDLVAKNGR; this is encoded by the coding sequence ATGAAAGCGTTGATTGTGTATGGAACCAGATACGGTACAGCTGCAGAAATTGCAGAAGAAATGAGCAGGGTTATGAAAGAGGAAGGGGCTGAAGTGGATCTAGTGGATTCAAAAGGTCTTAAGAACTTTGATATAACTCCATACGACCTTCTTGTTGTGGGAAGCGGGATAAAAATGGGAAAGTGGACCAAAAATGCACTTAACTTCCTTAAAAACAACAAAGAAATTCTTACCAGCAAGAAGGTGGCGCTTTTTGTTTCCTGCGGTGCTGCCAATGAGGAGAAGAGTCGTGCAGAGGGACAGGAAAAGTACCTTGATGATGTGGCCAATAAATATCTTCTAAATGAACCCGTTGCCACAGGACTCTTTGGAAGTGTCTACGATCCAGAAGCCAAACACGGGCTGATGTACAAATTCACAAGGAGCTTCATCAAAAAAGAACTGGAAAAACAGGGCATTGATACCACTAAACGCCATGATTACCGTGACTGGGATGCAATAAAGGAATGGGCTCGAGATCTGGTGGCTAAAAATGGAAGGTAA